Proteins encoded together in one bacterium window:
- the ppdK gene encoding pyruvate, phosphate dikinase, whose amino-acid sequence MAQYKPVYMFTDDANKLAAELKKEGKALKDLLGGKGANLNIMKTLGVPVPSGFTVTTEQCILYTKAGNRFPAGLEKEIDRCTAELEKQTGKKFGDPKNPLLVSVRSGARESMPGMMDTVLNVGMNDVVAEAMVKATGNERFVFDAYRRLIMMFGDVVMGVKRHAFEECLDQVKAEEGVKEDTEVSAAGLRKVVELEKGVYKKALGHVFPQDARDQLMAGVRAVFGSWNNDRAVAYRNMNKIPHDWGTAVNVQTMVFGNMGDDSGTGVAFTRDPATGEKVMYGEYLQNAQGEDVVAGIRTPMPIAELRKLNKKVYDEFIAICAKLEKHYKNMQDVEFTVEKGTLYMLQTRNGKRTAQAALKIAVDLVDEGAIKPADAVMLVPPDQLDQVLHPQFDSKAKPKAIAKGVAASPGAAAGEVVFLAADAVKERDKGNRVVLVRTETSPEDIRGMAAAQGILTQFGGKTSHAAVVGRQMGKPCVVGCSAIEIDYKKKQFVVNGRTVKQGDYISIDGATGEVMPGDVPTGDSPVILALKGNKKAQQDPLYVYFSRLMEWADDNRRLGVRTNADTPQDSALAIALGAEGIGLTRTEHMFFGEDRILTFRKMILSDSVEERKAAAAELLPFQKKDFLGILKAMDGKPVIIRLLDPPLHEFLPNTPETIKECADATGKSAKEIKDKAASLHELNPMLGHRGCRLGVTFPEIYEMQVRAIFEAACELKKKGLNPIPEVMIPLVGLLGELELCFEYTHRVAEEVMAAKKVEVEYMIGTMIELPRACVIADEIGKIAQFVSFGTNDLTQTTFGFSRDDVEGKFFAAYIDKRIFQVSPFETLDVKGVGELVDMGVTKGRTTNPKLEVGICGEHGGDPKSVEFCHAVGMNYVSCSPLRVPIARLAAAQANIGGAGSIGE is encoded by the coding sequence ATGGCACAGTACAAGCCGGTGTACATGTTTACGGACGACGCCAACAAGTTGGCGGCGGAGCTGAAGAAGGAAGGGAAGGCGCTCAAGGACCTGCTTGGCGGCAAGGGCGCCAACCTGAACATCATGAAGACGCTGGGTGTGCCGGTGCCCTCCGGGTTCACCGTCACGACCGAGCAGTGCATCCTCTACACGAAGGCCGGCAACAGGTTCCCCGCCGGCCTGGAGAAAGAGATTGATCGCTGCACCGCCGAGCTCGAGAAGCAGACGGGCAAGAAGTTCGGCGACCCCAAGAACCCCCTGCTGGTCTCGGTCCGCTCCGGCGCCCGCGAGTCCATGCCCGGGATGATGGACACGGTCCTCAATGTCGGCATGAATGACGTCGTGGCCGAGGCCATGGTGAAGGCCACTGGCAATGAGCGGTTCGTCTTCGACGCCTATCGCCGGCTCATCATGATGTTCGGCGATGTGGTCATGGGCGTGAAGCGCCATGCCTTCGAGGAGTGCCTCGACCAGGTCAAGGCCGAAGAGGGCGTCAAGGAGGACACCGAGGTGTCCGCCGCCGGCCTGCGCAAGGTCGTCGAGTTGGAGAAGGGCGTCTACAAGAAGGCCCTGGGGCATGTCTTCCCGCAGGATGCGCGCGACCAGCTCATGGCCGGCGTCCGCGCGGTCTTCGGCTCGTGGAACAATGACCGCGCCGTGGCGTACCGCAACATGAACAAGATCCCCCACGACTGGGGCACCGCCGTCAACGTGCAGACGATGGTGTTCGGCAACATGGGCGATGACTCCGGCACCGGCGTGGCGTTCACCCGCGACCCGGCGACCGGCGAGAAGGTCATGTACGGCGAGTACCTGCAGAACGCGCAGGGCGAAGACGTCGTGGCCGGCATCCGCACCCCCATGCCGATCGCCGAGCTGCGCAAGCTGAACAAGAAGGTCTACGACGAGTTCATCGCCATCTGCGCGAAGCTCGAGAAGCACTACAAGAACATGCAGGACGTGGAGTTCACGGTCGAAAAGGGCACGCTCTACATGTTGCAGACCCGCAACGGCAAGCGGACGGCGCAAGCCGCGCTGAAGATTGCGGTGGACCTGGTGGACGAGGGCGCCATCAAGCCGGCCGACGCCGTCATGCTCGTGCCGCCCGACCAGCTCGACCAGGTGCTGCACCCGCAGTTTGACTCCAAGGCCAAGCCCAAGGCGATCGCCAAGGGCGTGGCGGCGTCCCCGGGCGCGGCGGCCGGTGAGGTCGTCTTCCTCGCGGCCGACGCGGTCAAGGAGCGCGACAAGGGCAATCGCGTCGTGCTCGTGCGCACCGAGACTTCCCCCGAGGACATCCGGGGCATGGCCGCGGCGCAGGGCATCCTGACCCAGTTCGGCGGCAAGACCTCCCACGCCGCCGTGGTGGGCCGGCAGATGGGCAAGCCGTGCGTCGTCGGCTGCAGCGCCATCGAGATTGACTACAAGAAGAAGCAGTTCGTGGTCAACGGCCGGACGGTCAAGCAGGGCGACTACATCTCGATTGACGGCGCCACCGGCGAAGTCATGCCGGGCGACGTGCCGACCGGCGACAGCCCCGTCATCCTGGCGCTCAAGGGCAACAAGAAGGCGCAGCAGGACCCGCTGTATGTCTACTTCAGCCGCCTCATGGAGTGGGCCGACGACAATCGCCGGCTGGGCGTGCGCACCAACGCCGACACGCCGCAGGACAGTGCCCTGGCCATCGCGCTGGGCGCCGAGGGCATCGGCCTGACCCGCACCGAGCACATGTTCTTTGGCGAGGACCGGATCCTCACGTTCCGCAAGATGATCCTGTCCGACAGCGTCGAGGAGCGCAAGGCCGCCGCGGCCGAGCTGCTACCCTTCCAGAAGAAGGACTTCCTGGGCATCCTGAAGGCCATGGACGGCAAGCCCGTCATCATCCGCCTGCTCGACCCGCCGCTGCATGAGTTCCTGCCCAACACCCCCGAGACGATCAAGGAGTGTGCGGACGCCACCGGCAAGAGCGCCAAGGAGATCAAGGACAAGGCAGCCAGCCTGCACGAGCTGAACCCGATGCTCGGGCACCGCGGCTGCCGCCTGGGCGTCACGTTCCCCGAGATCTACGAGATGCAGGTGCGGGCCATCTTCGAGGCCGCCTGTGAGTTGAAGAAGAAGGGCCTCAACCCGATCCCCGAAGTGATGATCCCGCTGGTCGGCCTCCTCGGCGAGCTGGAGCTGTGCTTCGAGTACACCCACCGAGTCGCCGAAGAGGTCATGGCGGCCAAGAAGGTGGAAGTCGAGTACATGATCGGGACGATGATCGAGCTGCCACGCGCGTGCGTCATCGCCGACGAGATCGGGAAGATCGCGCAGTTCGTGTCCTTCGGCACCAACGACCTGACCCAGACGACGTTCGGCTTCAGCCGCGACGACGTCGAGGGCAAGTTCTTCGCCGCCTACATTGACAAGCGCATCTTCCAGGTCAGCCCGTTCGAGACGCTGGATGTCAAGGGCGTCGGCGAGCTGGTGGACATGGGCGTCACCAAGGGCCGCACGACCAACCCGAAGTTGGAAGTCGGCATCTGCGGCGAGCACGGCGGCGACCCGAAGTCCGTCGAGTTCTGCCATGCGGTCGGCATGAACTACGTGAGCTGCAGCCCGTTGCGCGTGCCGATTGCGCGGTTGGCCGCAGCGCAGGCGAACATCGGCGGCGCCGGCTCGATTGGCGAGTAA
- a CDS encoding FliA/WhiG family RNA polymerase sigma factor: MALRPPATSQVAVSWCGTPALREQTIRDHVHIVKYVVGRISTQLPANVDREDLVSAGILGLIKAVDRFDPGRGVKFETYATTVVRGEVMESLRAKDWAPRSMRRRLRQLAEVVSQLEAQLVRAPEEEEVAEAMEMTLEQYHRFLSEASTASVASLEELLAGEEPYETSDYAPGEPSEDFADPLAIVEKAELRRLVAQAVGGLPERERTIMSLYYEQELTLKEIGQIMGVTESRVCQIHTQATARLRAAIHRELRVG, encoded by the coding sequence GTGGCCCTGAGGCCACCCGCGACCTCGCAGGTGGCAGTATCCTGGTGCGGCACGCCCGCCTTGCGCGAGCAGACCATTCGCGACCACGTGCACATCGTCAAGTACGTGGTGGGGCGGATCAGCACCCAACTGCCGGCCAACGTGGACCGCGAGGACCTGGTGTCGGCCGGCATCCTCGGGCTCATCAAGGCCGTGGACCGCTTCGACCCCGGGCGGGGGGTGAAGTTCGAGACCTACGCGACGACGGTGGTGCGTGGGGAGGTCATGGAGTCGCTGCGGGCCAAGGACTGGGCGCCGCGTAGCATGCGGCGGCGCCTGCGGCAGTTGGCCGAGGTCGTCAGCCAACTGGAGGCGCAGCTCGTCCGGGCCCCCGAGGAAGAGGAAGTCGCCGAGGCGATGGAGATGACGCTGGAGCAGTACCATCGCTTCCTGTCGGAGGCCAGCACGGCCTCGGTGGCCTCGCTGGAAGAGCTGTTGGCGGGCGAGGAGCCGTACGAGACCAGCGACTATGCTCCGGGCGAGCCGTCCGAGGACTTTGCCGACCCGCTGGCGATCGTGGAGAAGGCGGAGTTGCGGCGGCTGGTGGCACAGGCGGTGGGGGGGCTTCCAGAACGTGAACGTACCATAATGAGTCTGTACTATGAGCAGGAGCTGACACTCAAGGAGATCGGTCAGATCATGGGGGTAACGGAATCCCGCGTGTGCCAGATCCACACGCAGGCCACGGCGCGCCTGCGGGCCGCGATCCACCGCGAGCTACGGGTGGGTTGA
- the eno gene encoding phosphopyruvate hydratase, whose product MTTIVEVTGREIMDSRGNPTVEVDVILDSGAMGRAAVPSGASTGEREALELMDGDKGRYGGKGRTKAAANVNEIIAPELVGLDATDQIFIDELMCTLDGTENKSKLGANAVLGVSLAVAKAAAVAVGLPLYQYIGGVSARQLPVPMMNIINGGKHADNNVDLQEWMIMPVGAPCFREALRMCAEIYHALAKILKDRGLSTAVGDEGGFAPNLDSNEDALRVIMQSVEKAGYKPADDIMIALDPAASSFYSAEKGKYILEGEGRELSSEEMIAFYADLCSRYPIISIEDGLDENDWESWPKLVAAIGDKVQIVGDDLTVTNVKYLEQAIGLKAINAILIKVNQIGSLTETLAAIEMAKRANMTAVVSHRSGETDDATIADIAVATNAGQIKTGAPCRIDRVAKYNQLLRIEEQLGQVSRYLGRKVFYNVG is encoded by the coding sequence GTGACGACCATAGTAGAAGTAACCGGTCGCGAGATCATGGACTCGCGCGGCAACCCGACCGTGGAAGTGGACGTCATTCTGGATTCGGGTGCGATGGGGCGGGCCGCCGTTCCGTCCGGCGCCTCGACCGGCGAGCGCGAGGCGCTCGAACTCATGGACGGCGACAAGGGCCGCTACGGCGGCAAGGGCCGCACCAAGGCCGCCGCCAATGTCAATGAGATCATCGCCCCCGAGCTCGTCGGCCTCGACGCCACCGACCAGATCTTCATTGACGAGCTGATGTGCACGCTCGACGGCACCGAGAACAAGAGCAAGCTCGGCGCCAACGCCGTGCTGGGCGTGTCGCTGGCGGTGGCCAAGGCCGCGGCCGTGGCCGTGGGCCTGCCGCTGTACCAGTACATCGGCGGCGTGTCAGCCCGGCAGCTCCCCGTGCCGATGATGAACATCATCAACGGCGGCAAGCACGCGGACAACAACGTGGACCTGCAGGAATGGATGATCATGCCGGTCGGCGCCCCGTGCTTCCGGGAAGCCCTGCGCATGTGCGCCGAGATCTACCACGCACTGGCCAAGATCCTCAAGGACCGCGGGCTGTCCACCGCCGTGGGCGACGAGGGTGGCTTTGCGCCGAACCTCGACAGCAATGAAGACGCCCTACGCGTCATCATGCAATCGGTCGAGAAGGCCGGCTACAAGCCCGCCGACGACATCATGATCGCGCTGGACCCGGCGGCCAGCTCCTTCTACAGCGCTGAGAAGGGCAAGTACATCCTGGAGGGCGAAGGGCGCGAGCTGTCCAGCGAAGAGATGATCGCCTTCTACGCCGACCTGTGCAGCCGCTACCCCATCATCTCCATCGAGGACGGTCTCGATGAGAACGACTGGGAGAGCTGGCCCAAGCTGGTAGCGGCCATCGGCGACAAGGTCCAGATCGTCGGCGACGACCTGACCGTGACCAACGTCAAGTACCTGGAGCAGGCCATCGGCCTGAAGGCCATCAACGCCATCCTGATCAAGGTCAACCAGATTGGCAGCCTGACCGAGACGCTGGCGGCCATCGAGATGGCCAAGCGCGCGAACATGACGGCCGTCGTCTCCCACCGCAGCGGCGAGACGGACGACGCGACGATCGCGGACATCGCGGTGGCGACCAACGCCGGGCAGATCAAGACCGGCGCGCCCTGCCGCATTGACCGCGTCGCCAAGTACAACCAGCTCCTGCGCATCGAGGAGCAACTGGGCCAAGTGTCGCGGTACCTGGGCCGCAAGGTCTTCTACAACGTCGGGTAG
- a CDS encoding DUF5615 family PIN-like protein: protein MRLLADENIEREFVEALRELGHDVAWGQDVHRQWPDTEVLQLAVTEHRVLVTADKDFGELVYARGLAPIGIILLRLSSDDMTANLPILRRAMPELARLGEGHFAVVTDTRIRVRPLRVSPRSHGAGA, encoded by the coding sequence ATGAGGCTCCTGGCCGATGAGAACATCGAGCGCGAGTTCGTCGAGGCCCTGAGAGAACTGGGGCACGACGTGGCATGGGGCCAGGACGTCCATCGGCAGTGGCCGGACACTGAGGTATTGCAGCTTGCGGTCACAGAACACCGTGTGCTCGTGACCGCCGACAAAGACTTTGGCGAGTTGGTGTATGCCCGTGGGCTTGCCCCCATTGGCATCATTCTGCTGCGACTCAGCAGTGACGACATGACTGCGAATCTGCCAATCCTGCGGCGGGCGATGCCTGAACTCGCGAGGCTTGGCGAGGGCCACTTCGCAGTGGTGACCGATACGCGCATCCGTGTCAGACCCTTGCGCGTGAGCCCGCGTAGCCATGGGGCCGGCGCGTGA
- a CDS encoding DUF433 domain-containing protein, translating into MSWQGRITRDPDVMMGKPVVAGTRITVELILRKLGNGVTMEQLLHSYPKLQAEDVLAALTYASDAVSLDELVTTA; encoded by the coding sequence ATGAGCTGGCAGGGACGCATCACCCGTGATCCGGACGTGATGATGGGCAAGCCTGTTGTTGCTGGCACTCGCATCACCGTCGAGCTCATCCTCCGCAAGCTCGGCAACGGCGTCACGATGGAGCAACTCCTCCATAGCTACCCGAAGCTGCAAGCCGAAGATGTGCTGGCGGCCCTCACCTATGCTTCCGATGCGGTGAGTCTGGACGAGTTGGTCACCACGGCGTGA
- a CDS encoding peptidyl-prolyl cis-trans isomerase, with protein MRTITRAWAVVLSGVSLVGLLAAGVAFGAPGETAMDLSQPVVTVNGRAITRAELYRRLEETGGERVLADLMARRLIEDAFDTAGLKLGDSEVNAAIAQMKAQAPNEAQWQAFLAQQGMTEADLRSYLTFSLKVKRLAEKGVDTSDAAVRKFFDDHIEQFGRPETVVLSEIVLRDEAKARRVRGLIKTEADFARLAREQSVATETREQGGVRPEEALADMQPEALRQAVAALAVGRVSQPIQTDDGWRIVKLDQRHAAEEADFAQVKDHVREAYLAASAKQVPALIGELGRAAQIKIVDPRYQGLSRMFEAPPAQ; from the coding sequence TTGCGCACCATCACGCGGGCCTGGGCAGTTGTGCTGTCGGGAGTATCGCTCGTCGGGTTGCTCGCAGCCGGAGTAGCCTTTGGCGCTCCCGGTGAGACCGCGATGGATCTGAGCCAGCCGGTCGTCACGGTGAACGGCCGGGCCATCACACGGGCGGAGCTGTACCGCCGCCTCGAAGAGACCGGGGGTGAGCGTGTGCTGGCTGATCTGATGGCACGCCGCCTCATTGAGGACGCCTTCGACACTGCCGGCCTGAAGCTGGGTGACAGCGAGGTCAACGCGGCGATCGCCCAGATGAAGGCCCAGGCGCCCAATGAGGCGCAGTGGCAGGCCTTCCTGGCCCAGCAAGGCATGACCGAGGCCGACCTGCGCAGCTATCTGACCTTCAGCCTGAAGGTGAAGCGCCTGGCCGAGAAGGGCGTGGACACCTCAGACGCGGCGGTGCGCAAGTTCTTCGATGACCATATCGAGCAGTTCGGGCGGCCGGAGACGGTCGTGTTGTCCGAGATCGTGCTGCGAGACGAGGCCAAGGCCCGGCGGGTGCGCGGGCTCATCAAGACCGAGGCCGATTTCGCCAGACTGGCACGCGAGCAGTCTGTAGCGACCGAGACGCGCGAGCAGGGCGGCGTCCGCCCCGAAGAAGCTCTGGCGGACATGCAGCCCGAGGCTCTGCGGCAGGCCGTCGCCGCGCTGGCCGTGGGGCGGGTCAGCCAGCCCATCCAGACCGACGACGGCTGGCGCATCGTGAAGCTGGACCAGCGGCACGCGGCTGAGGAGGCAGACTTCGCGCAGGTGAAGGACCACGTCCGGGAGGCGTACCTGGCAGCCAGCGCCAAGCAGGTGCCGGCGCTGATCGGGGAACTCGGCCGGGCCGCCCAGATCAAGATCGTGGATCCGCGCTACCAGGGTCTGAGCCGGATGTTCGAGGCGCCACCGGCCCAGTGA
- a CDS encoding peptidyl-prolyl cis-trans isomerase, with the protein MIRRSLSAALAAIAVLTVVGCANQPVAIVNGSRITKKTFYDRLEQAGGERVLADLIARQLLTDAFNKSGLKVTEQEIATEIANAKKQAPSEADWQAYLKQQGMAETDFHDFIAFNLKVKRMAEKDVKVTDEALHKDFEENREQFGRPETVRLSEIVVNDKARADQIRSQLKDAAQFPNLARQYSISTFTRERGGMRPEEPLAQIQPGVVRQAVMGLQVGQITQPIKADNVWYIVKLEQRKAAEKAEYDKVKDKVREHYMFTHAKGVQDMIEELRKTARVRVLLPKYQEMNRMFGPPQALPTFGETKGGQPAAPAAGQQPAAPAAPAAPAAPAAPAAPAAGQQPAAPAAPAAPAAPAPAKTQ; encoded by the coding sequence ATGATCCGGCGGTCGTTGTCAGCGGCACTGGCAGCGATAGCGGTGCTCACGGTCGTGGGATGCGCCAACCAGCCGGTGGCGATCGTCAACGGCAGCCGCATCACCAAGAAGACGTTCTATGACCGGCTCGAACAGGCAGGAGGGGAACGGGTGCTGGCGGACCTCATCGCCCGCCAGTTGCTGACCGACGCCTTCAACAAGTCGGGGCTGAAGGTCACCGAGCAGGAGATCGCCACCGAGATCGCCAACGCCAAGAAGCAGGCGCCCAGTGAAGCCGACTGGCAGGCGTACCTCAAGCAGCAGGGGATGGCCGAGACCGACTTCCATGACTTCATCGCCTTCAACCTGAAGGTGAAGCGGATGGCCGAGAAGGACGTCAAGGTCACCGACGAGGCCCTACACAAGGACTTCGAGGAGAACCGCGAACAGTTCGGCCGGCCGGAGACCGTGCGGCTGTCCGAGATCGTGGTCAACGACAAGGCGCGCGCCGACCAGATTCGCTCGCAGCTCAAGGACGCGGCGCAGTTCCCCAACCTCGCCCGGCAGTACTCCATCTCGACCTTCACCCGGGAGCGTGGCGGCATGAGGCCTGAAGAGCCGCTCGCCCAGATCCAGCCCGGTGTGGTGCGCCAGGCCGTCATGGGGCTGCAGGTCGGTCAGATCACCCAACCGATCAAGGCCGACAACGTGTGGTACATCGTCAAACTCGAGCAGCGCAAGGCCGCCGAGAAGGCGGAGTATGACAAGGTCAAGGACAAGGTGCGCGAGCACTACATGTTCACCCACGCCAAGGGCGTGCAGGACATGATCGAGGAACTCCGCAAGACGGCGCGGGTGCGCGTCCTGCTGCCCAAGTACCAGGAGATGAACCGGATGTTCGGTCCGCCGCAGGCGCTGCCCACGTTCGGGGAGACCAAGGGCGGCCAGCCGGCCGCTCCGGCCGCAGGGCAGCAGCCCGCGGCTCCGGCGGCTCCGGCGGCTCCGGCGGCTCCCGCGGCTCCCGCAGCCCCGGCGGCAGGGCAACAGCCGGCCGCCCCGGCCGCCCCGGCCGCTCCGGCGGCTCCGGCGCCCGCCAAGACGCAGTAG
- a CDS encoding FkbM family methyltransferase, with protein sequence MPGFTLYASFPRLTKSWGWVQRHVGGVGTRILADHAELALPTGDLLCCGTSARARRVAIKTYFEVAYLGQYLRHHRPRPGDVIFDLGAHLGCAMLPWARLVGDTGHVYSCEPEPENAAYLRQTVATNGLRNVTVVDRAIGATEGIIQMSLAPTSRGHSGAFELGGGTVEVAASTVDRLVAELDLERVDLIKMDVEGMEADVLRGAAETLRRCRPPVLMAAYHRLDDAVELPRLLREIVPDYQFTADHPAWTEFDIYAWCEALPGR encoded by the coding sequence TTGCCGGGTTTCACGCTCTACGCCTCGTTCCCGCGGCTGACCAAGTCGTGGGGGTGGGTGCAGCGACACGTCGGTGGGGTGGGCACCCGGATCCTGGCTGACCATGCCGAGTTGGCGCTGCCCACCGGTGACCTGCTGTGCTGCGGCACCTCGGCGCGAGCGCGGCGGGTGGCGATCAAGACATACTTCGAGGTGGCCTACCTGGGCCAGTACCTGCGGCACCACCGGCCGCGGCCGGGGGATGTCATCTTCGACCTGGGCGCCCACCTGGGCTGCGCGATGTTGCCGTGGGCGCGGCTGGTGGGCGACACCGGACATGTCTACAGTTGCGAGCCGGAGCCGGAGAACGCGGCGTACCTGCGGCAGACCGTCGCGACGAATGGGCTGCGCAATGTCACTGTCGTGGACCGGGCCATTGGGGCGACCGAGGGCATAATCCAGATGAGTCTCGCGCCGACCAGTCGCGGCCATAGCGGGGCGTTTGAGCTTGGCGGCGGCACGGTCGAGGTGGCTGCGTCCACCGTGGACCGTCTGGTCGCCGAGCTCGACCTGGAGCGCGTGGATCTGATCAAGATGGATGTCGAGGGCATGGAGGCCGACGTGTTGCGCGGCGCGGCCGAGACGCTGCGCCGTTGTCGCCCCCCTGTCCTGATGGCGGCGTATCACCGGCTGGACGATGCGGTCGAGCTGCCACGGCTACTGCGGGAGATCGTGCCCGACTACCAGTTCACGGCGGACCATCCCGCGTGGACGGAGTTCGATATCTACGCCTGGTGTGAGGCCCTGCCGGGCCGCTGA
- a CDS encoding Gfo/Idh/MocA family oxidoreductase yields MPTKTSAAKKAAPKKSDDRIGWGIVGCGVIAPTHAGAVNASGTARLVACCDIVPERAKAFADKYGLRAYNSIEAMLKDDDIRAVSVCTPSGLHAECCMAAAAAGRHILCEKPLDINLRAIDAAIKACEDANVKLSGVFQRRTTPQSKKVREAVKSGKLGKLVLGDAYQKYFRSHEYYASGAWRATWALDGGGALMNQGVHGIDLLLFLMGDVKRLSAYARRLVRNIEVEDTAVAIVEFVNGAVGVIEGTTSVTPGYDCQIEISGDKGTIVLNSDRISKWDVPGDEDQAEEASGGPNTASDPTALTATGHTAHVMDLCGAIKENREPEIPGREARRAVEVIKAIYKSSREGGATVEFPLSYDEDGPGIG; encoded by the coding sequence ATGCCGACCAAGACCAGTGCCGCCAAGAAGGCGGCCCCCAAGAAGTCCGACGACCGCATCGGCTGGGGCATCGTCGGGTGTGGGGTCATCGCCCCCACCCATGCAGGCGCCGTCAATGCGTCCGGCACGGCGCGCCTTGTGGCCTGCTGTGACATCGTCCCCGAGCGGGCCAAGGCCTTCGCTGACAAGTACGGCCTGCGGGCGTACAACTCGATCGAGGCCATGCTCAAGGACGATGACATCCGCGCTGTGTCGGTCTGCACCCCCAGCGGTCTGCACGCCGAATGCTGCATGGCCGCCGCCGCTGCTGGCCGCCACATCCTGTGCGAGAAGCCCCTGGACATCAACCTGCGCGCCATTGACGCGGCCATCAAGGCCTGCGAGGACGCCAACGTGAAGCTGTCCGGCGTCTTCCAGCGCCGCACGACCCCCCAGTCCAAGAAGGTCCGCGAGGCCGTCAAGTCCGGCAAGCTCGGCAAGCTTGTGCTCGGGGATGCCTATCAGAAGTACTTCCGCTCCCACGAGTACTACGCCAGCGGCGCTTGGCGCGCGACCTGGGCGCTGGACGGCGGCGGTGCGCTCATGAACCAGGGCGTCCACGGCATTGACCTGCTGCTCTTCCTGATGGGTGACGTCAAGCGGCTGAGCGCCTACGCCCGCCGCCTAGTCCGCAACATCGAGGTCGAGGACACCGCCGTCGCGATAGTGGAGTTCGTCAACGGCGCGGTCGGCGTCATCGAGGGCACCACCTCCGTCACGCCCGGCTACGACTGCCAGATCGAGATCAGCGGCGACAAGGGCACCATCGTGCTCAACAGCGACCGCATCTCCAAGTGGGACGTCCCCGGCGATGAGGACCAGGCCGAGGAGGCCTCAGGCGGCCCCAACACCGCCTCCGACCCCACGGCCCTGACCGCCACGGGGCACACCGCCCACGTCATGGACCTGTGCGGCGCCATCAAGGAGAACCGCGAGCCGGAGATCCCCGGCCGCGAGGCGCGACGCGCCGTTGAGGTCATCAAAGCCATCTACAAGTCGTCTCGCGAGGGCGGCGCGACGGTCGAGTTCCCGCTGTCCTACGACGAGGACGGCCCCGGCATCGGCTAA
- the mazG gene encoding nucleoside triphosphate pyrophosphohydrolase, translated as MRQFDRLVEIMAKLRGPGGCPWDAQQTHESLRPYLLEEAYEVLDAVDDADLGRLCGELGDLLLQVVFHAELARERGDFDIEDVCRKISDKLEYRHPHVFGDVHVDGADEVLTNWERLKRQEEEHRERTSALDGVPRELPALQQADKLQKRAAKVGFDWQTIQGPWHKVHEELREVQAAEDPTEAAHEIGDLLFAICNVARFLKVEPESALREANRRFSTRFRSVEQQAQAQGRRLADMTLDEMDVLWERAKAEERGGA; from the coding sequence ATGAGACAATTCGATCGCCTGGTGGAGATCATGGCGAAGCTGCGCGGCCCCGGAGGCTGTCCCTGGGATGCCCAGCAGACCCATGAATCACTACGCCCCTATCTACTCGAAGAAGCCTACGAAGTACTCGACGCCGTAGATGACGCCGACTTAGGACGGCTCTGTGGCGAGTTGGGCGACCTGCTGCTGCAGGTGGTCTTCCACGCTGAGCTGGCGCGTGAGCGCGGGGACTTTGACATCGAGGACGTCTGCCGCAAGATCAGCGACAAGCTGGAGTACCGTCACCCGCACGTCTTCGGTGACGTACATGTGGACGGCGCGGATGAGGTGCTGACCAACTGGGAGCGCCTCAAGCGCCAGGAGGAGGAGCACCGGGAGCGGACATCGGCATTGGACGGCGTGCCGCGGGAGCTGCCGGCGCTCCAGCAGGCGGACAAGCTGCAGAAGCGGGCCGCCAAGGTCGGCTTCGACTGGCAGACGATCCAGGGACCGTGGCACAAGGTCCACGAGGAGCTGCGCGAAGTCCAGGCCGCCGAGGACCCCACCGAAGCAGCCCATGAGATCGGCGATCTGCTTTTCGCCATCTGCAACGTCGCGCGGTTCCTGAAGGTGGAGCCCGAGAGTGCTCTGCGCGAGGCCAACCGGCGCTTCAGCACGCGGTTCCGCAGCGTCGAGCAGCAGGCGCAGGCCCAGGGGCGGCGCCTGGCGGACATGACCCTCGACGAGATGGATGTACTGTGGGAGCGGGCCAAGGCGGAGGAGCGAGGCGGAGCCTGA
- a CDS encoding RNA-binding S4 domain-containing protein — protein MRLDKYLQTTGLVPRRERAKQACDAGLIELDGKPAKPSTEVRVGQMITLKLGMWVSVYEVLQIAERPVARDKREEYRRLVSEERVELEL, from the coding sequence ATGCGACTGGACAAGTACCTGCAGACCACCGGCCTGGTGCCCCGACGGGAGCGCGCCAAGCAGGCTTGCGACGCGGGCTTGATCGAGCTGGACGGCAAGCCGGCCAAGCCGAGCACCGAGGTGCGGGTGGGGCAGATGATCACGCTGAAGCTGGGGATGTGGGTCAGCGTGTATGAGGTGTTACAGATCGCAGAGCGGCCGGTGGCGCGCGACAAGCGGGAGGAGTACCGGCGGCTGGTGAGTGAGGAGCGGGTGGAGCTGGAACTGTAG